In Chloroflexi bacterium ADurb.Bin180, the following are encoded in one genomic region:
- the xpt gene encoding Xanthine phosphoribosyltransferase, with amino-acid sequence MLTLKRRIAAEGRNLGRGILKVDSFINHQVDARLMMEVGQELGLRFAQYGPTKVLTAEISGIAPALTTALALGVPVVYARKTKPITMPEQVYRDTAPSHTKGHLIELLVSPEVLGSSDRVLIVDDFLATGQTIAALARIVAQSGASLVGVGTVIEKVFEGGRRLLAEQYAVPVESLVVITDMGDGQIIMA; translated from the coding sequence ATGCTGACGCTGAAGAGACGAATTGCCGCAGAAGGGCGCAATCTCGGGCGGGGGATTCTCAAGGTCGACAGTTTCATCAATCATCAGGTCGATGCGCGCCTGATGATGGAGGTGGGTCAGGAACTGGGACTACGGTTTGCCCAGTATGGACCGACCAAGGTGCTCACGGCGGAGATCTCGGGTATTGCGCCAGCACTGACCACCGCGCTGGCTCTGGGAGTCCCGGTCGTCTATGCGCGCAAGACCAAGCCCATTACCATGCCGGAGCAGGTATACCGCGACACGGCGCCCTCCCACACCAAGGGGCATCTGATTGAGCTGTTGGTCTCCCCGGAGGTGCTTGGCAGCAGCGACCGGGTACTCATTGTGGATGACTTTTTGGCCACCGGGCAAACGATTGCGGCGCTGGCCAGGATCGTCGCTCAGAGCGGTGCGAGCCTGGTGGGAGTGGGCACGGTGATTGAAAAGGTCTTTGAGGGCGGACGCAGGCTGCTGGCTGAACAGTACGCAGTGCCGGTCGAGTCGTTGGTTGTCATTACCGATATGGGCGACGGCCAGATCATCATGGCCTAG
- the uvrC gene encoding UvrABC system protein C: protein MDQAQLNERLNALPTKPGVYYMKDVDGRVIYVGKAINLRNRVRSYFHSPSSQPPKVRRLVEHVADLEFIVTSSELEALILECNLIKKHRPHYNVRLKDDKQYPYIKISLQDAYPRIYTVRHMESDGARYFGPFTSSKAVFQTMELLRKLFPYLSCKREITGQDKRACLYHYIGRCAAPCIGAVTREEYRRLIDQIILFLEGKQERIINDLQSAMEESAGRMDYERAATLRDQIQALHKVIERQRIVSTTDSDQDVIAFAREDGQACVQTFFIRQGKLIGREYFVLTGTQDENDLEIMSSFVKQFYDEAAYVPPAILLQHSVDEAMVIEQWLQQKRGTRVTLQVPRRGKGRELVQMAAENAAETLANLRAQWAADQARQVTALDDLQKYLHLDVAPTRIECYDISNIQGRAATGSMVVFVKGIARKSEYRRFQIKSVSGANDYAMLQEVLRRRFKRASQEAQPPEQEAGGPEHPAATGPHRTAETGWGVLPDLLIVDGGKGQLHAALEVMAEMGVSSIPAIGLAKRLEEVFIPGKPDALPIPRDSEGLYLLERIRDEAHRFAIGYHRKLRTKAGLSSRLDEIPGIGDKRRAGLLRRFRSLEAIRQASIEELASVAGMTREAAERLKERL from the coding sequence ATGGACCAGGCACAGCTCAATGAGCGACTGAACGCCCTGCCAACCAAGCCCGGCGTCTACTACATGAAGGACGTCGACGGGCGGGTGATCTATGTCGGCAAGGCAATCAACCTGCGCAACCGGGTGCGTTCCTACTTTCACTCCCCTTCCAGCCAACCACCCAAGGTGCGCCGCCTGGTCGAGCACGTTGCGGATCTCGAGTTCATCGTCACCAGCTCAGAGCTGGAGGCGCTGATCCTCGAGTGCAACTTGATCAAGAAACACCGGCCGCACTACAACGTCCGCCTGAAGGACGACAAGCAGTACCCCTATATCAAGATCAGCCTCCAGGATGCCTACCCGCGTATCTATACCGTCCGCCATATGGAGTCAGACGGTGCCCGGTACTTTGGGCCATTCACGTCATCCAAAGCCGTCTTCCAGACCATGGAGCTGCTGCGCAAGCTCTTCCCCTACCTGTCGTGCAAGAGAGAGATCACCGGCCAAGACAAACGCGCCTGCCTGTACCACTACATCGGCCGCTGCGCCGCTCCCTGCATCGGTGCGGTCACTCGTGAAGAGTACCGCCGTCTCATCGACCAGATCATCCTCTTCCTGGAGGGCAAGCAGGAACGCATCATCAACGACCTCCAGAGCGCAATGGAAGAGTCCGCCGGGCGTATGGACTATGAGCGAGCGGCAACCCTGCGCGACCAGATTCAGGCCTTGCACAAGGTCATCGAGAGGCAGCGCATTGTCAGCACCACCGACTCTGACCAGGACGTCATCGCCTTTGCCCGGGAAGACGGGCAGGCCTGTGTGCAGACCTTCTTCATTCGCCAGGGGAAGCTCATCGGTCGTGAGTATTTTGTGCTCACCGGCACCCAGGACGAGAACGATCTGGAGATCATGAGTTCCTTCGTGAAGCAGTTCTATGACGAAGCGGCCTATGTGCCGCCCGCTATCCTGCTGCAACACAGCGTGGATGAGGCCATGGTAATCGAGCAATGGTTGCAGCAAAAGCGCGGTACCAGAGTGACCCTGCAGGTTCCACGGCGTGGAAAGGGGCGCGAGCTCGTGCAGATGGCAGCCGAGAATGCAGCCGAGACTCTGGCCAACCTTCGGGCGCAATGGGCCGCCGACCAGGCGCGCCAGGTAACGGCCCTGGACGACCTGCAAAAGTACCTGCACCTCGACGTAGCCCCCACGCGGATCGAGTGCTACGACATCTCCAACATCCAGGGCCGCGCAGCTACTGGCTCGATGGTCGTTTTCGTCAAGGGCATAGCGCGGAAGAGTGAGTACCGGCGCTTCCAGATCAAGAGCGTGTCTGGCGCCAACGATTACGCCATGCTCCAGGAAGTCCTGCGCCGGCGTTTCAAGAGGGCCTCGCAGGAGGCTCAGCCGCCAGAGCAAGAGGCCGGCGGGCCCGAGCACCCCGCAGCCACGGGACCGCACCGCACCGCGGAGACGGGGTGGGGAGTGCTGCCCGACCTGCTGATCGTCGACGGAGGCAAAGGCCAGCTGCACGCAGCTCTGGAGGTGATGGCCGAAATGGGCGTCTCGTCCATCCCTGCCATTGGCCTGGCCAAGCGATTGGAAGAGGTTTTTATCCCCGGGAAGCCGGATGCACTGCCCATTCCGCGGGACTCGGAGGGTCTCTACCTGCTCGAGCGGATCCGCGACGAGGCTCACCGGTTCGCGATCGGCTACCATCGCAAACTACGCACCAAGGCTGGACTCAGTTCCAGGCTGGACGAAATCCCGGGGATTGGCGACAAGCGCCGCGCGGGTCTGCTGCGCCGATTCCGTTCGCTTGAGGCGATCCGGCAGGCATCGATTGAAGAGCTGGCCAGCGTTGCCGGAATGACGCGCGAGGCCGCGGAAAGGCTCAAGGAGCGCCTCTAG
- the psuK gene encoding Pseudouridine kinase — MSKQGGHILVIGAATIDVKGRASKGLQLGTSVPGTIKVSFGGVARNVADNLARLGQSVVLISAVGKDGLGKQILERTAAAGVDVSNVAIVGDHSAAYVAILDEGGSKTFAVDEINILEAVTPALIQSHAELFRGAAMLALDANLAPNVLAAAIRAARRNSVPVAIDPTSATLAPRLKKHLADLAMITPNETEAGLLLDRTVKGRSEATAAAQELVARGVGLAVITLGEQGLCYASSRGSGYIPAIRCEVVDYTGAGDALTAAVVYGMVNDLPLDESMRLGVSAATLTLRCPDTVCPDMSLEHLYDQLVI; from the coding sequence ATGAGCAAGCAAGGCGGTCATATACTGGTCATTGGCGCTGCCACTATCGATGTGAAGGGGCGTGCCAGCAAGGGCCTTCAGCTTGGGACCTCAGTACCCGGAACCATCAAGGTGAGTTTCGGCGGTGTGGCGCGCAACGTTGCCGACAACCTGGCCCGCCTGGGTCAGAGCGTCGTGCTCATTTCCGCCGTCGGCAAAGACGGTCTGGGCAAACAGATTCTGGAGCGCACCGCCGCGGCCGGAGTTGACGTGTCCAACGTGGCCATCGTCGGCGACCACTCGGCGGCCTATGTGGCGATCCTCGACGAGGGGGGAAGCAAGACCTTTGCCGTCGACGAAATCAACATCCTGGAAGCAGTAACCCCGGCTCTGATCCAGAGCCATGCCGAGCTCTTTCGTGGCGCAGCCATGCTCGCCCTCGACGCTAACCTCGCCCCGAACGTGCTCGCGGCCGCCATCAGGGCCGCCAGGCGCAACAGCGTGCCGGTGGCGATAGATCCCACCTCGGCCACACTGGCGCCGCGCCTCAAGAAGCATCTCGCTGACCTGGCGATGATCACCCCCAACGAAACCGAGGCCGGCCTCTTGCTGGACCGTACCGTCAAGGGTCGCAGCGAGGCTACTGCTGCAGCCCAGGAACTGGTAGCGAGAGGAGTCGGCCTGGCGGTGATCACCCTGGGTGAGCAGGGTTTGTGCTACGCCAGCTCCCGCGGCAGCGGCTACATCCCCGCTATCCGTTGTGAGGTGGTGGACTATACGGGCGCCGGCGATGCGCTTACGGCGGCCGTTGTCTACGGCATGGTCAACGACCTGCCGCTCGACGAATCAATGCGCCTGGGAGTCTCGGCAGCGACGTTGACTCTGCGCTGCCCTGACACCGTCTGCCCGGATATGAGCCTGGAGCATCTCTACGATCAGTTGGTAATCTAG
- the clpC_1 gene encoding ATP-dependent Clp protease ATP-binding subunit ClpC, translated as MMMSFDRFTERAQDAAARAYEIMQRYKHGQLDTEHVLLALLEQPKGVIPDILEKLGVDVEPLKARLDNILRSSPRMMQSFAPSSAAMQVYITPRVKRLLDAANEEAKSLKDEYVSTEHIFLAMLSERDGPAARLLSDSGVTHDKVMGVLPEIRGGQRVTSPEAESRYRTLEKYSRDLTQLAREGKLDPVIGRDAEILRVTQVLCRRTKNNPVLIGEAGVGKTAIVEGLAQKIQCGDVPELLMNKRVVSLDLGAMVAGTRFRGEFEERVKAALDEIKGASGEIILFIDELHNVVGAGAAQGAIDASSMLKPALARGELRCIGATTLDEYHQHIEKDSALERRFAPIFVDEPSVEDTVAMLKGLRPRYEEHHKVTISDEALEAAARLSDRYVKDRFLPDKAIDLIDEAASKLRITIFSLPDDLKALKVEIHRLLGEEESAWQNRDYERAAVHRSERLKLEEEFTARKEAWKKERGLEEVVHVSDVADVVAGWTGIPVSRMLETEAIKLLQMEERLHERIIGQNVAVSAVSDAIRRARSGLKDPRRPIGSFIFLGPTGVGKTELARALAEFLFDDEDALLRVDMSEYQERHTVSRLVGAPPGYVGYEQGGQLTEAVRRRPYQVILFDEVEKAHPDVWNALLQILEDGRLTDGQGNAVDFRNCVIIMTSNLGTQYTAKGGGLGFRTPGEPAEHDRMRGDIDTALKAAFRPEFLNRIDEVIVFERLSKDDVRRIVDLQMKDIAGRLSELGLEVTLTDKARDWLAEKGYDPAFGARPLRRALQRLVESPLSKKLIRKELTAGAKLLIDVEKDGLVFGEAPEGAMTKGRAGRSAEAAAKGDAGEPRPAKSPPAKVAA; from the coding sequence ATGATGATGAGTTTTGACCGTTTCACGGAACGCGCACAAGATGCCGCTGCTCGCGCGTACGAGATCATGCAGCGCTACAAGCACGGCCAACTGGATACGGAGCATGTGTTGCTGGCCCTGCTAGAGCAGCCCAAGGGAGTGATTCCCGACATCCTGGAAAAGCTGGGTGTTGACGTCGAGCCGCTCAAGGCCAGGCTTGACAACATACTGCGCAGCAGCCCGAGGATGATGCAGTCCTTTGCTCCGTCCTCGGCCGCGATGCAGGTGTACATCACCCCGCGCGTAAAGCGGTTGCTCGACGCCGCGAACGAAGAGGCCAAGAGTCTGAAGGACGAGTATGTGTCAACGGAGCACATCTTTCTGGCGATGCTGTCAGAGCGCGATGGCCCGGCGGCACGTCTGCTCAGCGACAGCGGCGTTACCCACGACAAGGTGATGGGCGTGCTCCCGGAAATCCGCGGGGGGCAGCGAGTGACCAGCCCGGAAGCGGAGAGCCGCTACCGGACCCTCGAGAAGTACAGCCGCGACCTGACGCAGTTGGCGCGGGAAGGGAAACTCGACCCGGTGATTGGTCGCGATGCCGAGATCCTGCGCGTAACCCAGGTACTTTGCCGACGCACCAAGAACAATCCGGTGCTGATCGGGGAGGCGGGAGTTGGCAAGACGGCCATCGTCGAAGGGCTGGCGCAAAAGATCCAGTGTGGAGACGTGCCGGAACTGCTGATGAACAAGCGGGTCGTGTCCCTGGATCTCGGAGCCATGGTCGCAGGTACGCGCTTTCGCGGCGAGTTCGAAGAGCGGGTCAAGGCGGCCCTGGACGAGATCAAGGGGGCGTCCGGGGAGATCATCCTCTTCATCGATGAGCTGCATAACGTGGTTGGCGCCGGAGCGGCTCAGGGAGCCATCGACGCCTCCAGCATGCTCAAGCCGGCCCTGGCCAGAGGTGAACTGCGCTGCATCGGCGCGACGACTCTGGACGAGTATCACCAGCACATTGAAAAGGACTCGGCGCTGGAGCGCCGTTTTGCGCCCATCTTTGTGGACGAGCCGTCGGTGGAAGATACCGTGGCCATGCTCAAGGGCCTGAGGCCGCGGTACGAGGAGCACCACAAGGTGACCATCAGCGACGAGGCTCTAGAGGCGGCCGCCCGGCTTTCGGACCGCTACGTGAAGGATCGGTTCTTGCCGGACAAGGCCATCGACCTGATCGATGAGGCGGCGTCCAAGCTGCGCATCACCATCTTTAGCCTGCCGGATGACCTGAAGGCACTCAAGGTAGAGATACACCGGCTGCTCGGCGAGGAAGAGTCGGCCTGGCAGAATCGCGACTATGAGCGGGCCGCTGTCCACCGGAGCGAGCGGCTCAAGCTGGAGGAAGAGTTCACCGCCAGGAAAGAGGCCTGGAAGAAGGAGCGCGGCCTGGAGGAGGTCGTTCACGTTTCCGACGTTGCAGACGTGGTGGCCGGGTGGACCGGCATCCCGGTTAGTCGCATGCTCGAAACCGAAGCAATCAAGCTCCTGCAGATGGAAGAGCGTCTGCATGAGCGCATCATTGGCCAGAACGTGGCCGTATCGGCCGTCTCCGACGCAATCCGCCGCGCGCGTTCTGGTCTCAAGGATCCCCGGCGCCCCATCGGCAGCTTTATCTTCCTGGGTCCAACGGGGGTGGGCAAGACCGAGCTGGCCCGCGCTCTGGCCGAGTTCCTCTTTGACGATGAGGACGCGCTGTTGCGAGTGGACATGAGCGAATACCAGGAGCGGCACACGGTCTCTCGGCTGGTTGGGGCACCGCCAGGATACGTGGGCTATGAGCAGGGCGGTCAACTGACCGAGGCAGTGCGCCGAAGACCGTACCAGGTGATCCTCTTCGACGAGGTCGAGAAGGCGCATCCTGATGTCTGGAATGCCCTGCTGCAGATCCTCGAGGATGGGCGGCTCACTGATGGTCAGGGCAACGCAGTCGACTTTCGGAACTGCGTAATCATCATGACCTCCAACCTGGGTACTCAGTACACCGCCAAGGGCGGCGGTCTGGGCTTCCGAACGCCGGGCGAGCCGGCGGAGCATGACCGCATGCGCGGCGATATCGACACGGCTCTCAAGGCGGCCTTCCGTCCCGAGTTCTTGAATCGCATCGACGAAGTGATCGTGTTCGAGCGGCTGAGCAAGGATGACGTGAGGCGCATCGTTGACCTGCAGATGAAGGATATCGCCGGTAGACTCAGTGAGCTCGGCCTGGAGGTTACCCTGACCGACAAGGCGCGCGACTGGTTGGCGGAAAAGGGCTACGATCCTGCCTTTGGGGCGAGGCCTTTGCGCCGGGCCCTGCAGCGCCTCGTCGAGAGCCCGCTATCCAAGAAACTGATCCGCAAAGAACTGACTGCCGGCGCCAAACTGCTGATTGACGTCGAGAAGGACGGTCTGGTCTTTGGCGAGGCACCTGAAGGAGCAATGACCAAAGGCCGGGCCGGCAGGTCTGCCGAGGCTGCTGCGAAGGGTGATGCGGGCGAGCCGCGACCAGCGAAGAGCCCTCCGGCCAAGGTAGCCGCCTGA
- the clpB1 gene encoding Chaperone protein ClpB 1, with product MDMNRFTQKAQEALADAQRLAGDMNHGQIEPEHLLLALVTQVDGVVPQVVSKLGVSPQTLQRQLEVELERRPKVYGGATQVGIGSALQNVLRRAEDQAKTMRDDFVSTEHLLMGLVLASGGRASDLLQQNGITLTRIYEALTSIRGSQRVTDQNPEGKYQALEKYGRDLTELARKGKLDPVIGRDEEIRRVIQVLSRRTKNNPVLVGEAGVGKTAVAEGLALRIFRGDVPEGLKNKRIVTLDLGALVAGAKYRGEFEERLKAVLKEVTESQGEVILFIDELHTVVGAGAAEGAMDASNMLKPMLARGELHCIGATTLDEYRQHIEKDAALERRFQPVYVGEPTVEETISILRGLKERYEVHHGVRIQDAALVSAAVLSHRYIADRFLPDKAIDLVDEAASRLRMEIDSLPAELDEVERRAMQLQIEQQALLKETDSASKERLHKIEEELAGLKEKSTAMKGQWQQEKDAIQAIRQTKTRIEETKQALEDAQRHGDLERASKLQYGDLRTLESELRAGEEKLGSLQKGKAMLKEEVDAEDVAEIVSKWTGIPVSKLVEGEKAKLLQMEQNLHLRVVGQDEAISAVANAVRRARAGLQDPRRPIGSFLFLGPTGVGKTELARALAEFLFDSEEAMIRLDMSEYQERHTVARLVGAPPGYVGYEEGGQLTEAVRRRPYSVVLFDEVEKAHPEVFNALLQVLDDGRLTDGHGRTVSFTNTVVIMTSNVGSQWIKDLGGRDDKEMRRRVLEALSQQFRPEFLNRIDEVIIFHSLGMEELTQIVDIQLRRLQNLLKERKITVHLTERAKKRLAEEGFDPVYGARPLKRVIQRQIQDPLALRILQGGFGDGDAIEVDYRDGSFVFERSPAD from the coding sequence ATGGACATGAATCGTTTTACACAAAAAGCCCAGGAGGCTCTGGCTGATGCTCAGCGCCTCGCGGGCGACATGAATCACGGACAGATCGAACCAGAGCATCTGCTGCTGGCGCTGGTAACTCAGGTCGACGGCGTCGTTCCGCAGGTGGTGTCCAAGCTGGGGGTGTCTCCCCAAACACTTCAGCGGCAGCTCGAGGTAGAACTTGAGCGGCGGCCCAAGGTGTATGGCGGTGCAACGCAGGTGGGCATTGGCTCCGCTCTGCAGAACGTGTTGAGGCGGGCCGAGGACCAGGCGAAGACAATGCGCGACGATTTTGTCTCGACCGAGCACCTGTTGATGGGGCTGGTCCTGGCGTCCGGCGGGCGTGCTTCGGACCTCCTGCAGCAGAATGGCATCACGCTGACGCGCATTTATGAAGCTCTCACCAGCATCCGCGGCTCGCAGCGGGTCACAGATCAGAATCCAGAGGGCAAGTATCAGGCACTGGAGAAGTACGGCCGCGACCTGACCGAGCTGGCACGCAAGGGCAAACTCGATCCGGTAATCGGGCGAGACGAGGAAATCCGTCGGGTCATCCAGGTGCTCTCCCGACGCACCAAGAACAACCCGGTCCTGGTGGGCGAAGCCGGAGTCGGCAAGACGGCCGTCGCTGAGGGTCTGGCGCTGCGTATCTTCCGCGGCGATGTTCCGGAAGGGCTGAAGAACAAGCGCATCGTTACCCTGGACCTGGGAGCGCTGGTGGCCGGAGCCAAGTACCGTGGCGAGTTCGAGGAACGGCTCAAGGCCGTGCTGAAGGAAGTCACCGAGTCACAGGGTGAGGTGATCCTTTTCATCGACGAGCTGCACACAGTGGTGGGAGCTGGTGCCGCAGAAGGAGCGATGGACGCCAGCAACATGCTCAAGCCGATGCTGGCCAGGGGCGAACTTCACTGCATCGGTGCAACGACGCTGGACGAGTACCGCCAGCACATCGAGAAGGACGCGGCACTGGAGCGACGTTTTCAGCCGGTGTATGTCGGCGAACCAACCGTTGAAGAGACGATCAGCATCCTGCGCGGGCTCAAGGAGCGCTATGAGGTGCATCATGGCGTGCGCATTCAGGATGCGGCGCTGGTTTCGGCGGCAGTGCTCTCTCATCGCTACATCGCGGACCGCTTTCTGCCGGACAAGGCCATCGACCTCGTCGACGAAGCAGCATCTCGGTTGAGGATGGAGATCGACAGTCTGCCGGCAGAGCTGGATGAGGTAGAGCGCCGCGCGATGCAGCTCCAGATCGAGCAGCAGGCGTTGCTGAAAGAAACGGATAGCGCGTCCAAGGAGCGGCTGCACAAGATCGAGGAGGAACTGGCCGGGCTGAAGGAAAAGAGCACGGCTATGAAGGGCCAGTGGCAACAGGAAAAGGACGCCATCCAGGCCATCAGGCAGACCAAGACACGTATCGAAGAGACCAAGCAGGCGCTCGAGGACGCACAGAGGCATGGCGACCTGGAGCGAGCAAGCAAGCTGCAGTATGGCGACCTGCGCACCCTGGAGAGCGAGCTAAGGGCTGGCGAGGAAAAACTGGGCTCACTGCAGAAGGGTAAGGCCATGCTCAAGGAAGAGGTCGACGCCGAAGACGTGGCCGAAATCGTGTCCAAGTGGACAGGGATTCCTGTCTCCAAGCTAGTCGAGGGCGAGAAGGCGAAGCTGTTGCAGATGGAGCAAAACCTGCACCTGCGCGTTGTCGGGCAGGATGAAGCTATCTCAGCCGTGGCGAACGCGGTAAGGCGGGCGAGGGCAGGACTGCAGGACCCCAGGAGACCGATCGGCAGCTTTTTGTTCTTGGGCCCGACCGGAGTGGGCAAGACAGAGCTGGCTCGCGCTCTGGCCGAGTTCCTGTTCGACTCGGAAGAGGCGATGATTCGTCTGGATATGAGCGAATACCAGGAGCGCCACACGGTGGCCCGACTGGTAGGTGCGCCTCCGGGATATGTGGGATACGAGGAAGGCGGACAGCTCACGGAAGCGGTCAGGAGGCGCCCGTACTCGGTGGTGCTTTTTGACGAGGTGGAGAAGGCGCACCCGGAGGTGTTCAATGCGCTGCTCCAGGTGCTTGATGACGGTCGACTGACGGACGGTCACGGGCGAACGGTCAGTTTTACCAACACCGTGGTGATCATGACATCCAACGTGGGCAGCCAGTGGATCAAGGACCTTGGAGGGCGGGACGACAAGGAGATGCGGAGGCGCGTGCTGGAGGCGCTGAGCCAGCAGTTCCGGCCCGAGTTTCTCAATCGTATTGATGAGGTGATCATCTTCCACTCCCTGGGTATGGAGGAACTGACCCAGATTGTGGATATCCAGCTACGCCGCCTGCAGAATCTGCTGAAGGAGCGCAAGATCACGGTGCACCTCACAGAGCGGGCCAAGAAGCGCCTGGCGGAAGAGGGTTTTGACCCGGTCTACGGTGCCAGGCCGCTCAAGAGGGTCATCCAGCGGCAGATTCAAGATCCGCTGGCGCTGAGAATCCTGCAGGGTGGCTTTGGCGACGGCGATGCGATCGAGGTGGACTACCGCGACGGGAGCTTTGTCTTTGAGCGCAGCCCTGCCGACTGA
- a CDS encoding peptide chain release factor 1: MLDQKQLRELAGFRSESGTVLSVYVNTDLTGQSKERARLVLREALERIRNQANAEDVSRIENYLDREYDWQPRALALFSAADDSLWRTFALPVAVQTEAHAGAVPYLKPMAQLLEDYSRYAIALVDREQVRLFLVQLGGIEEKEGWVGQEVKHHKQGGFSAKQYQRREDQLARQNLRQSAEATTRLMEQSHATGLILGGLGETLPRFREMLPKALQKRVIGTVALDMEAPLTQVREKATELISAGEQEQKARLVDEMITAAAKGAGAVTGLPDTFYVAHQGRVRTLVVERGFEAPGYLCDGCGYVSAEPIGKCPFCGGKPEPIADAVNRLVQKVIDSGAKVEVVAPSAVLTRAGHVGAILRY, from the coding sequence ATGCTTGACCAGAAGCAGCTTCGCGAATTGGCTGGCTTTCGCAGCGAGTCAGGGACGGTGCTGAGCGTCTATGTGAATACGGACTTGACCGGTCAGTCCAAGGAGCGTGCCAGGCTGGTGCTGCGAGAGGCACTGGAGCGGATCCGCAACCAGGCCAACGCAGAGGACGTATCGCGAATCGAGAACTATCTTGATCGGGAGTATGACTGGCAGCCCAGGGCCCTGGCACTGTTTTCGGCCGCTGACGACTCTCTCTGGCGTACGTTTGCTCTGCCGGTGGCAGTGCAGACCGAGGCACACGCGGGAGCAGTGCCGTATCTGAAGCCGATGGCTCAACTGCTCGAGGACTATTCGCGTTACGCCATTGCCCTGGTGGACCGGGAGCAAGTGCGACTGTTCCTGGTGCAACTGGGTGGAATTGAAGAGAAGGAAGGATGGGTTGGCCAGGAGGTCAAGCACCACAAGCAGGGTGGTTTCTCGGCCAAGCAGTACCAGCGCCGCGAAGATCAACTGGCGCGCCAGAACCTGCGCCAGTCGGCCGAGGCGACGACGCGGCTCATGGAGCAGTCGCACGCCACGGGACTGATCCTGGGCGGCCTGGGGGAGACGCTGCCTCGCTTCCGTGAGATGTTGCCCAAGGCGCTGCAGAAACGAGTGATCGGAACGGTGGCGCTGGATATGGAGGCGCCTTTGACGCAGGTCAGAGAAAAGGCCACAGAGCTTATCAGCGCGGGTGAGCAGGAGCAAAAGGCCCGGCTGGTGGACGAGATGATCACCGCCGCGGCCAAGGGAGCGGGAGCAGTCACGGGTCTGCCGGACACATTCTACGTGGCTCATCAGGGGCGCGTGAGGACGCTGGTGGTCGAGCGCGGTTTTGAGGCGCCTGGCTACCTGTGCGACGGATGCGGATATGTCAGCGCCGAGCCGATAGGCAAGTGTCCGTTCTGTGGCGGCAAGCCGGAACCGATTGCGGACGCGGTGAACCGGCTGGTGCAAAAGGTCATCGACTCGGGAGCCAAGGTCGAGGTCGTCGCCCCGAGTGCCGTTCTGACCAGGGCGGGACACGTGGGAGCGATCCTGCGATACTAA
- the hspR gene encoding putative heat shock protein HspR codes for MNRPAATEPWFSIGVVARMVNLHPQTLRLYERVGLIAPARSPGNVRLYSESDVERLHKICRLTDELGVNLAAVEVIMRLTDTIEQLQREIETMKAMCEEWKRPGRSGEVTPNTGEEAQ; via the coding sequence ATGAATCGTCCCGCTGCAACTGAACCGTGGTTTTCCATCGGCGTCGTCGCTCGCATGGTCAACCTGCATCCTCAGACACTGCGACTGTATGAGAGGGTCGGGCTGATTGCTCCAGCCCGGTCGCCGGGCAATGTGCGGTTGTATTCCGAGTCGGATGTCGAACGGCTGCACAAGATCTGTCGACTCACAGATGAGCTCGGGGTCAATTTGGCCGCTGTCGAAGTGATTATGAGGTTAACCGACACCATCGAGCAGCTACAGCGCGAGATTGAAACGATGAAAGCGATGTGCGAAGAGTGGAAAAGACCGGGGCGGTCCGGAGAAGTCACTCCAAATACGGGTGAGGAGGCACAGTAA